One genomic region from Jiangella sp. DSM 45060 encodes:
- the pyk gene encoding pyruvate kinase, which yields MRRAKIVCTLGPATDSPERLRELIDVGMDVARFNLSHGSHAEHEERYLRVRKAATEAERNVGVLVDLQGPKIRLGEFAGGSAELEVGQTFVITVEDVDGTAERASTTYKGLPGDVRAGDTVLIDDGRLSLEVTEVTDTDVVTTVVIGGKVSNHKGLNLPGTAVSVPALSEKDIDDLRWGLRIGADMIALSFVRSAADVDDVHRIMAEEGVRLPVIAKVEKPQAVENLAEIVDAFDGVMVARGDLGVELPLWDVPLVQKTAVELCRRRAKPVIVATQMLDSMITNPRPTRAETSDVANAVLDGADAVMLSGETSVGAYPIETVTTMARIVETVEEHGLERIPPLGTKPRTKGGAITKAAVETGALLGAKYLVAFTQSGDSARRMARLRPGIPLLAFSPLSATRHQLALSWGIEAFTAEHVDHTDEMVKQVDRMLLEQERCRRGDLVIIVAGSPPGIPGSTNAMRVHRIGDAVGKVAPAYH from the coding sequence GTGCGTAGAGCGAAGATTGTTTGCACTCTTGGTCCAGCGACCGACTCGCCTGAGCGGCTGCGGGAACTGATCGACGTCGGCATGGACGTCGCGCGGTTCAACCTCAGCCACGGGAGCCACGCGGAGCACGAGGAACGGTACCTGCGAGTGCGCAAGGCGGCCACCGAGGCCGAGCGCAACGTGGGCGTCCTCGTCGACCTCCAGGGCCCGAAGATCCGGCTCGGCGAGTTCGCCGGCGGCTCGGCCGAACTGGAGGTCGGCCAGACGTTCGTCATCACGGTCGAGGACGTCGACGGCACCGCCGAGCGGGCGTCCACGACGTACAAGGGGCTGCCCGGCGACGTCAGGGCCGGCGACACCGTGCTGATCGACGACGGCCGGCTCTCGCTCGAGGTCACCGAGGTCACCGACACCGACGTCGTCACCACCGTGGTCATCGGCGGCAAGGTCTCCAACCACAAGGGTCTCAACCTCCCCGGCACCGCCGTCAGCGTGCCGGCGCTGTCCGAGAAGGACATCGACGACCTGCGGTGGGGTCTGCGCATCGGCGCCGACATGATCGCGCTGTCGTTCGTCCGGTCCGCGGCCGACGTCGACGACGTCCACCGCATCATGGCCGAAGAGGGCGTCCGGCTGCCGGTCATCGCGAAGGTCGAGAAGCCGCAGGCGGTCGAGAACCTCGCCGAGATCGTCGACGCGTTCGACGGCGTCATGGTCGCCCGCGGCGACCTCGGCGTCGAGCTGCCGCTGTGGGACGTCCCGCTGGTGCAGAAGACCGCCGTCGAGCTGTGCCGGCGACGGGCCAAGCCGGTCATCGTCGCCACCCAGATGCTCGACTCCATGATCACCAACCCGCGGCCCACCCGCGCCGAGACCTCCGACGTCGCCAACGCCGTGCTCGACGGCGCCGACGCCGTCATGCTGTCCGGCGAGACCAGCGTCGGCGCCTATCCCATCGAGACCGTCACCACCATGGCGAGGATCGTCGAGACCGTCGAGGAACACGGCCTCGAGCGCATCCCGCCGCTGGGCACCAAGCCGCGCACCAAGGGCGGCGCCATCACGAAGGCCGCGGTCGAGACCGGCGCGCTGCTGGGCGCGAAGTACCTGGTCGCGTTCACGCAGAGCGGCGACTCCGCCCGCCGCATGGCCCGGCTGCGCCCCGGCATCCCGCTGCTGGCGTTCAGCCCGCTGAGCGCCACCCGGCACCAGTTGGCGCTGTCGTGGGGCATCGAGGCGTTCACCGCCGAGCACGTCGACCACACCGACGAGATGGTCAAGCAGGTCGACCGCATGCTGCTCGAGCAGGAGCGGTGCCGTCGCGGCGACCTCGTCATCATCGTCGCGGGGTCCCCGCCCGGCATCCCCGGCTCCACCAACGCCATGCGGGTGCACCGCATCGGCGACGCCGTGGGCAAGGTCGCCCCGGCCTACCACTGA
- a CDS encoding LysE family translocator, producing the protein MTIGQSLASFAVVAALLTVIPGLDTALVLRAAVSRGRGHAVAAALGIGAGCLAWGVAAAVGASALLVASETAYRVLTLAGAVYLVGLGAHLLWTSLRRRGDALPAAAPAPGSLWASWLTGLGTNILNPKIGVFYVATIPQFIPDGTSPLLMGIALAIVHNLIGMLWFACVIGGAGFMVRALGRSRFARVADRVTGVVLVGFGLRLALQHR; encoded by the coding sequence GTGACCATCGGACAGTCCCTGGCGTCGTTCGCCGTCGTCGCCGCACTGCTCACCGTCATTCCCGGACTCGACACCGCGCTGGTGCTGCGGGCCGCCGTCAGCCGCGGCCGCGGGCACGCCGTCGCGGCCGCGCTGGGCATCGGCGCCGGCTGCCTGGCGTGGGGGGTCGCGGCGGCCGTTGGCGCGTCGGCGCTGCTGGTGGCATCGGAGACGGCGTACCGGGTGCTGACGCTGGCCGGCGCGGTCTACCTCGTCGGGCTGGGTGCGCACCTGCTGTGGACGAGCCTGCGCCGGCGTGGCGACGCGTTGCCCGCGGCGGCGCCGGCGCCGGGGTCGCTGTGGGCGTCGTGGCTGACCGGACTCGGGACGAACATCCTGAATCCGAAGATCGGCGTCTTCTATGTGGCGACCATTCCGCAGTTCATTCCCGACGGCACGTCGCCGCTGCTGATGGGAATTGCGCTGGCGATCGTGCACAACCTCATCGGAATGCTCTGGTTCGCGTGCGTCATCGGCGGCGCCGGATTCATGGTGCGGGCACTGGGCCGGTCCCGGTTCGCCCGCGTCGCCGACCGCGTGACGGGCGTCGTGCTGGTCGGTTTCGGGCTGCGGCTGGCGCTGCAGCACCGCTGA
- a CDS encoding exodeoxyribonuclease III codes for MRVATWNVNSVKQRLPRLLPWLDQRRPDVVCLQETKLADDLIEDLLGAELDKRGYQAAYHGEARWNGVALFSRVGLDDVVTGLPGGPGFPHQEARAVSATCGGVRVHSVYVPNGREPGSEHYAYKLEWLAALRAQVAAGPDAVMVCGDMNIAPADADVFDPDAYVGQTHVTEPERAALDELQSAGLHDVVRDRWPSERVFTYWDYRAGMFHKDLGMRIDLVLAGAPVAERVAAAWVDRHARKGTGPSDHAPVIVDLDDAPDGDIGPVVPPPSAAAPRRGSVRLPQSK; via the coding sequence GTGAGAGTCGCCACCTGGAACGTCAACTCCGTCAAGCAGCGGCTGCCGCGGCTGCTGCCCTGGCTCGACCAACGCCGCCCCGACGTCGTCTGCCTGCAGGAGACCAAGCTCGCCGACGACCTCATCGAGGACCTCCTCGGCGCCGAGCTCGACAAACGCGGCTACCAGGCGGCCTACCACGGTGAGGCGCGCTGGAACGGCGTCGCGCTGTTCTCCCGTGTGGGCCTCGACGACGTCGTCACCGGGCTGCCGGGCGGGCCGGGCTTCCCGCACCAGGAGGCCCGCGCCGTCTCCGCGACCTGCGGGGGAGTGCGGGTGCACTCGGTGTACGTGCCCAACGGCCGCGAGCCCGGCTCCGAGCACTACGCGTACAAGCTGGAGTGGCTGGCGGCGCTGCGCGCGCAGGTCGCGGCCGGCCCCGACGCCGTCATGGTGTGCGGCGACATGAACATCGCGCCCGCCGACGCCGACGTCTTCGACCCCGACGCCTACGTCGGGCAGACGCACGTCACCGAGCCCGAGCGGGCCGCCCTGGACGAGCTCCAGTCGGCCGGCCTGCACGACGTCGTCCGCGACCGCTGGCCGTCCGAGCGGGTGTTCACCTACTGGGACTACCGCGCCGGCATGTTCCACAAGGACCTCGGCATGCGCATCGACCTCGTGCTGGCCGGTGCGCCGGTCGCGGAGCGGGTGGCGGCCGCCTGGGTCGACCGGCACGCCCGCAAGGGCACCGGCCCCAGCGACCACGCGCCGGTCATCGTCGACCTCGACGACGCACCCGACGGCGACATCGGACCGGTCGTCCCGCCGCCGTCGGCCGCCGCTCCCCGCCGCGGGTCGGTGCGGCTGCCGCAGTCGAAGTGA
- a CDS encoding sigma-70 family RNA polymerase sigma factor, with translation MPTRTSSNPSPGHARLRPDRQDRLRARREHDDLTNDLLRRAARLSGRARQRALDDVVVRNLGLAEAISRRYAGRGIDAEDLHQVASAGLVAAAQRFDADRGDDFLSFAVPTIVGEVKRYFRDHGWSVRPPRRVQELRASMAAAADELSQSRGTLPTPAELAAHLGADLPDVLEAGRAAECYAAVSLDHPTTDPGSDGATLGDLLGEPEGGYARTEAVATLAAACRSLSPRDGRVLYLRYFRGLTQQEIGDELGVTQMQVSRLLIRILRRLRTTIGELEPEPVGAGPGH, from the coding sequence ATGCCGACTCGAACCTCGTCCAATCCGTCCCCCGGCCACGCGCGGCTGCGTCCCGACCGGCAAGACCGATTGCGGGCGCGACGCGAGCACGACGACCTCACCAACGACCTCCTCCGCCGGGCCGCCCGGCTGTCCGGCCGCGCTCGCCAGCGCGCCCTCGACGACGTCGTCGTCCGGAACCTCGGGCTGGCCGAGGCGATCAGCCGCCGCTACGCGGGGCGCGGCATCGACGCCGAGGACCTGCACCAGGTCGCCAGCGCCGGACTCGTCGCCGCCGCCCAGCGCTTCGACGCCGACCGCGGCGACGACTTCCTCTCCTTCGCCGTCCCCACCATCGTCGGCGAGGTGAAGCGGTACTTCCGCGACCACGGCTGGTCCGTCCGCCCGCCCCGCCGCGTCCAGGAACTCCGCGCGTCGATGGCCGCGGCGGCCGACGAGCTGTCGCAGTCGCGCGGCACCCTCCCGACGCCCGCCGAGCTGGCCGCCCACCTCGGCGCCGACCTCCCCGACGTGCTCGAGGCGGGCCGCGCCGCCGAGTGCTACGCCGCCGTCTCCCTCGACCACCCCACCACCGACCCCGGCAGCGACGGCGCCACCCTCGGCGACCTCCTCGGCGAGCCCGAGGGCGGCTACGCCCGCACCGAGGCCGTCGCCACCCTCGCCGCCGCCTGCCGCAGCCTCTCGCCGCGCGACGGGCGCGTGCTCTACCTGCGCTACTTCCGCGGCCTCACCCAGCAGGAGATCGGCGACGAGCTCGGCGTCACGCAGATGCAGGTGTCGCGGCTGCTGATCCGCATCCTGCGGCGGCTGCGCACGACCATCGGTGAACTGGAGCCCGAGCCGGTCGGCGCCGGACCCGGCCACTAG
- a CDS encoding MFS transporter yields MTANPSAAGRWRLLALLGVAQFMLVLDVTVVAVALPDIGAELSLSRTALTWVVSAYTLMFGGLLLLGGRLADLFGAHRTVLAGLTLFTAASLVSGLAWNAESLIGGRIVQGVGAALLSPAALSIVATTFHGAERNRALGVWAALGGAGSAAGVLVGGLLTAGPGWSWIFYVNVPVGIVLVVLLTRLLATVGAHGSAHPAHDDARQRRLDVPGAVLVTSATAALIYGLVNAGDDGWTGSSAVVPVVAAVVLYVVFVLLQRRLKAPLVDPRILTRRPVLTGVVLMLVATGLLISSFFLGSFYLQHVRGHGALITGLLFLPVAVAVAAGAHLGGQAVGRVGPRLVAVMALTIAAGGLALASVATTRDGGSVDTALLVTGMSIATAGLGGGFVTATTTALAHVDHHEAGLTSGLVNTFHEFGGALGVALASSIAAADLAPGATGTDGFTGAFAAGAGAAVVAGVVAWLLVPAGKPAMTGMPVH; encoded by the coding sequence ATGACCGCGAATCCGTCCGCCGCCGGTCGGTGGCGGCTGTTGGCGCTGCTCGGCGTGGCCCAGTTCATGCTGGTGCTCGACGTGACGGTGGTGGCGGTGGCGCTGCCCGACATCGGCGCCGAGCTGTCGCTGTCGCGCACCGCGCTGACCTGGGTCGTCTCGGCGTACACGCTGATGTTCGGCGGGTTGCTGCTGCTCGGCGGCCGGCTCGCCGACCTCTTCGGCGCACACCGCACCGTGCTCGCCGGCCTGACGCTGTTCACGGCGGCGTCGCTGGTCAGCGGGCTGGCGTGGAACGCGGAGTCGCTGATCGGCGGCCGCATCGTCCAGGGCGTCGGCGCCGCGCTGCTCTCGCCGGCCGCGCTGTCCATCGTCGCGACGACGTTCCACGGGGCGGAGCGCAACCGCGCCCTCGGCGTCTGGGCCGCCCTCGGCGGCGCGGGGTCGGCGGCCGGCGTGCTGGTCGGCGGACTGTTGACGGCCGGACCCGGCTGGTCGTGGATCTTCTATGTGAACGTGCCGGTCGGCATCGTGCTGGTCGTGCTGCTGACGCGGCTGCTCGCCACGGTGGGTGCCCACGGCAGCGCCCACCCCGCGCACGACGACGCGCGGCAGCGGCGGCTGGACGTGCCGGGAGCGGTGCTGGTGACGTCGGCGACGGCGGCGCTGATCTACGGCCTGGTCAACGCGGGCGACGACGGGTGGACGGGGTCGTCGGCGGTGGTGCCGGTGGTGGCGGCGGTGGTGCTGTACGTCGTCTTCGTGCTGCTGCAGCGCCGGCTGAAGGCTCCGCTCGTCGACCCGCGGATCCTGACCCGGCGGCCGGTGCTGACCGGCGTGGTGCTCATGCTGGTGGCGACCGGGCTGCTGATCTCGTCGTTCTTCCTCGGCTCGTTCTACCTGCAGCACGTGCGCGGCCACGGCGCGCTGATCACGGGGTTGCTGTTCCTCCCGGTGGCGGTAGCGGTCGCGGCGGGAGCGCACCTCGGCGGGCAGGCGGTCGGCCGGGTGGGGCCGCGGCTGGTGGCGGTGATGGCGCTGACGATCGCCGCCGGCGGGCTCGCGCTGGCGTCCGTCGCCACGACGCGCGACGGCGGGAGCGTGGACACGGCGCTGCTGGTGACCGGCATGAGCATCGCCACGGCCGGCCTCGGCGGCGGGTTCGTCACTGCCACCACGACCGCGCTCGCGCACGTCGACCACCACGAGGCCGGGCTCACGTCCGGGCTGGTGAACACGTTCCACGAGTTCGGCGGCGCGCTGGGTGTGGCGCTGGCGTCGAGCATCGCCGCGGCCGACCTCGCGCCCGGCGCGACCGGCACCGACGGGTTCACGGGCGCGTTCGCGGCCGGCGCCGGCGCCGCCGTGGTGGCGGGCGTGGTCGCGTGGCTGCTGGTACCGGCCGGCAAGCCGGCGATGACTGGCATGCCGGTGCACTGA
- a CDS encoding TetR/AcrR family transcriptional regulator, producing MPVTTGKRADAQRNVAAILDAAAACLARDPDASVSDIAAAAGVGRVTLYGHFGSRTELLDAAFVRAVTRAHEALDAVDLTGDAREALARLVASSWKVIDESRMLLVAAQRALPPERIRELHENPMRRVRSLLERGRAAGVFRFDLTADWLVAVFYTVVHGAADEIGAGRLAPEAAADAITATLLAAFTPPGRPVPG from the coding sequence ATGCCGGTCACGACGGGCAAGCGCGCCGACGCCCAGCGCAACGTCGCCGCGATCCTGGATGCCGCGGCGGCCTGTCTGGCCCGCGATCCGGACGCGAGCGTCTCGGACATCGCCGCGGCCGCCGGGGTGGGGCGGGTGACGCTCTACGGCCATTTCGGGTCGCGCACCGAACTGCTCGACGCGGCGTTCGTCCGGGCGGTGACCCGCGCGCACGAAGCCCTCGACGCCGTCGACCTCACCGGCGACGCGCGCGAGGCGCTGGCCCGGCTGGTGGCGTCGAGCTGGAAGGTGATCGACGAGTCGCGGATGCTGCTGGTCGCGGCGCAGCGGGCGTTGCCGCCGGAGCGGATCCGCGAACTGCACGAGAACCCGATGCGCCGCGTGCGGTCGCTGCTCGAGCGTGGCCGGGCCGCCGGTGTGTTCCGGTTCGACCTGACGGCGGACTGGCTGGTGGCGGTCTTCTACACGGTCGTCCACGGCGCGGCCGACGAGATCGGCGCCGGCCGGCTGGCTCCTGAGGCCGCGGCCGACGCGATCACCGCCACGTTGCTGGCCGCCTTCACCCCGCCCGGCCGCCCCGTCCCCGGCTGA
- the thrS gene encoding threonine--tRNA ligase, with the protein MPDHRKLGRELELFGSDPLIGAGLPYWLPAGAAVRHALEEYVHAIERRAGYQHVHSPALGKRELYELSGHWSHYRDDMFPPMPVGGEELVLRPSLCPHHALIYRSRGRSYRELPLRLAELGGMYRSEPSGVLGGMTRVRSIQLNDAHVFCPVSSAAEEAAAALALIRSAHAAMGIEPVRVRLSLPDAGGKYAGAPPDWERSAALLVEALSAAGLSHEAEEGEAAFYGPKVDVQIADAAGRESTLSTVQIDFHQPARFDLGYVGADGGRHRPVMVHRSIIGSLERAVAQLIEVHGGAFPPWLAPVQVVLVPVGPEQDAFARGLAARCLDAGLRVSVAGADEGSVGARIHAARLAPYVVVAGAREVAADAVALRLRDGRQLEPMPSAEAVSRLSARASAYVPDLW; encoded by the coding sequence ATGCCCGACCACCGCAAACTCGGCCGCGAGCTGGAGCTGTTCGGCTCCGACCCGCTCATCGGCGCCGGCCTGCCGTACTGGCTGCCCGCCGGCGCCGCCGTCCGCCACGCGCTCGAGGAGTACGTCCACGCCATCGAGCGGCGAGCCGGCTACCAGCACGTCCACTCCCCCGCCCTCGGCAAGCGCGAGCTGTACGAGCTCTCCGGCCACTGGTCGCACTACCGCGACGACATGTTCCCGCCGATGCCCGTCGGCGGGGAGGAACTCGTGCTGCGGCCGAGCCTCTGCCCGCACCACGCGCTCATCTACCGCTCCCGCGGGCGGTCCTATCGGGAGCTGCCATTGCGGCTGGCCGAGCTCGGCGGCATGTACCGCTCCGAGCCGTCCGGCGTGCTCGGCGGCATGACCCGGGTGCGGTCCATCCAGCTCAACGACGCGCACGTCTTCTGCCCGGTCTCGTCGGCCGCGGAGGAGGCGGCCGCCGCGCTGGCACTGATCCGCTCCGCCCACGCGGCGATGGGGATCGAGCCCGTGCGGGTGCGACTCTCGCTGCCCGACGCCGGCGGCAAGTACGCGGGCGCGCCGCCTGACTGGGAGCGGTCGGCGGCGCTGCTGGTCGAGGCGCTGTCCGCGGCCGGCCTGTCGCACGAGGCCGAGGAGGGCGAGGCGGCGTTCTACGGCCCCAAGGTCGACGTGCAGATCGCCGACGCCGCCGGGCGCGAGTCGACCCTGTCGACCGTCCAGATCGACTTCCACCAGCCGGCCCGCTTCGACCTCGGCTACGTCGGCGCCGACGGTGGCCGGCACCGGCCGGTCATGGTGCACCGGAGCATCATCGGCAGCCTGGAACGGGCGGTCGCGCAGCTGATCGAGGTGCACGGCGGCGCGTTCCCGCCGTGGCTGGCACCCGTGCAGGTGGTGCTGGTGCCGGTCGGGCCGGAGCAGGACGCGTTCGCGCGCGGCCTAGCCGCCCGGTGCTTGGACGCCGGGCTGCGCGTGTCGGTCGCCGGGGCGGACGAGGGCAGCGTCGGCGCACGCATCCACGCCGCCCGCCTCGCCCCGTACGTCGTGGTGGCCGGCGCACGGGAGGTCGCGGCGGACGCGGTGGCGCTGCGCCTTCGGGACGGCCGTCAGCTCGAGCCGATGCCCTCCGCCGAGGCCGTCAGCCGCCTCTCCGCCCGCGCGTCGGCCTACGTGCCCGACCTCTGGTGA
- a CDS encoding NADPH-dependent FMN reductase, translating to MPAEQHDRPVDLVVLTAGTAPSSRIRAVAAAFAVELAGRLPRPPVWRDVVDLTAHVPDLAGVPSAGVAELVDAVLTADVVVLATPVSRASFTGVLKLFLDRLPDAALAGTVVVPVTLSRDPAERHAADRQLRPVLDSLGAALPVASFVVDETELADVAALADAWTRRHAGLVAAAVTELRRPSARCDTGPAAGRTRA from the coding sequence ATGCCGGCTGAGCAGCACGATCGCCCCGTCGACCTGGTGGTGCTGACGGCGGGGACGGCGCCGTCGTCGCGCATCCGGGCGGTCGCGGCGGCGTTCGCCGTCGAGCTGGCCGGCCGGCTGCCGCGGCCGCCGGTCTGGCGCGACGTCGTCGACCTGACGGCGCACGTGCCCGACCTCGCCGGCGTGCCGTCGGCCGGGGTCGCGGAGCTGGTCGACGCCGTCCTGACGGCCGACGTCGTGGTGCTGGCGACGCCGGTCAGTCGCGCGTCGTTCACCGGGGTGCTCAAGTTGTTCCTCGACCGCCTGCCCGACGCCGCGCTCGCCGGCACCGTCGTCGTCCCGGTGACGCTGTCGCGCGACCCGGCCGAGCGGCACGCCGCCGACCGTCAGCTGCGCCCCGTCCTCGACAGCCTCGGCGCCGCGCTGCCCGTCGCGTCGTTCGTCGTCGACGAGACCGAGCTGGCCGACGTCGCGGCGCTGGCCGACGCGTGGACGCGGCGGCACGCCGGGCTGGTGGCGGCCGCGGTGACCGAGCTCAGGCGGCCGTCCGCTCGCTGCGATACCGGCCCGGCGGCCGGGCGTACTCGCGCTTGA
- a CDS encoding AraC family transcriptional regulator, with product MDPLSQVVAVMRTGRPRSFLLRAAGTWGWRYPQVRGAAFHVVLQGSGWLRPESGDPVALSAGDVVLFPHGTGHGLAASPSTPLVELCEGDPGHRVLTAGVTTATPELVVLCGQYLVDHDRPHPMLTSLPDVVLLPNRLGRHPSLRAAVDLLGREVDAPAAGSDAVVPALLDALLLYVLRAWFSDETCAGAHDGGWGTALTDGSVAAALAAMHESPERPWTVESLGAVAGLSRAAFARRFSALVGSAPLTYLTWWRMTTAARLLAETDLPVGAVARRVGYTSEFAFAAAFKREYARPPGRYRSERTAA from the coding sequence GTGGACCCGTTGAGCCAGGTCGTCGCCGTCATGCGCACCGGACGGCCGCGGTCGTTCCTGCTGCGCGCGGCCGGCACGTGGGGCTGGCGGTACCCGCAGGTGCGCGGCGCGGCCTTCCACGTCGTGCTGCAGGGGTCGGGCTGGCTGCGGCCGGAGTCCGGCGACCCGGTCGCGCTGAGCGCCGGCGACGTCGTCCTGTTCCCGCACGGCACCGGCCACGGGCTGGCCGCGTCGCCGTCGACACCGCTGGTGGAGCTGTGCGAGGGCGATCCCGGGCACCGGGTGCTCACGGCGGGGGTCACGACGGCGACGCCTGAGCTCGTCGTGCTGTGCGGCCAGTACCTCGTCGACCACGACCGCCCGCACCCCATGCTGACCTCGCTGCCCGACGTCGTCCTGCTGCCGAACCGGCTGGGCCGGCACCCGTCGCTGCGCGCGGCCGTCGACCTGCTCGGTCGTGAGGTCGACGCGCCGGCCGCCGGATCCGACGCCGTCGTGCCGGCGCTGCTCGACGCGCTGCTGCTGTACGTGCTGCGGGCCTGGTTCAGCGACGAGACCTGCGCCGGGGCGCACGACGGCGGGTGGGGCACGGCGCTGACCGACGGTTCGGTCGCGGCCGCGCTGGCCGCCATGCACGAGAGCCCGGAGCGGCCGTGGACGGTCGAGTCGCTGGGCGCGGTGGCCGGACTGTCCCGGGCCGCGTTCGCCCGCCGGTTCAGCGCGCTGGTCGGCAGCGCCCCGCTGACGTACCTGACGTGGTGGCGCATGACGACGGCGGCGCGGCTGCTGGCCGAGACCGACCTCCCCGTCGGCGCCGTCGCCCGGCGGGTCGGCTACACGTCGGAGTTCGCGTTCGCGGCCGCGTTCAAGCGCGAGTACGCCCGGCCGCCGGGCCGGTATCGCAGCGAGCGGACGGCCGCCTGA
- a CDS encoding NADPH-dependent FMN reductase: protein MTRIAIIIGSTRPDRVGPAVAQWLLDLAKQRGDAEYELVDLADFDLPHLDEPLPASTGQYTRPHTHRLAETVASFDGFVFVTPEYNRSYPGVLKTAIDLVYAEWHDKAAGFVGYGADGGVRAVEHLRGVMAMLRIADVRGQVTLSLYDDFADFVRPVPRERQVALAATMLDELLAWADALAPLRAA from the coding sequence ATGACACGCATCGCGATCATCATCGGCAGCACCCGGCCGGACCGCGTCGGCCCCGCCGTCGCCCAGTGGCTGCTCGACCTCGCAAAACAGCGCGGCGACGCCGAGTACGAACTGGTCGACCTCGCCGACTTCGACCTCCCGCACCTCGACGAGCCGCTGCCCGCGTCGACCGGGCAGTACACGCGTCCGCACACCCATCGGCTGGCCGAGACGGTCGCGTCGTTCGACGGGTTCGTCTTCGTGACGCCCGAGTACAACCGGTCCTACCCGGGCGTGCTCAAGACCGCCATCGACCTCGTCTACGCCGAGTGGCACGACAAGGCGGCCGGGTTCGTCGGCTACGGCGCCGACGGCGGCGTGCGCGCGGTCGAGCACCTGCGCGGCGTCATGGCCATGCTGCGCATCGCCGACGTCCGCGGCCAGGTGACGCTGTCGTTGTACGACGACTTCGCCGACTTCGTGCGGCCGGTGCCGCGGGAGCGGCAGGTGGCGCTGGCGGCGACGATGCTCGACGAACTCCTCGCCTGGGCTGACGCGCTCGCACCGCTGCGCGCCGCCTGA
- a CDS encoding asparagine synthetase B: MRDRFGVEALYYYPLDDGVVFGSDPSALFSHDRVRRQVDLKSMRDIFTFTTPRHTSPWRNLFQVEPGGTVTVTADGVRSRPYWRLATRTHTDDRQATVAHVRERLTTVLRQQLSDMAPCIMLSGGLDSSAMVGIAATQLDGAETLHTFSVDFADPAGGAMDAPFARDVARLVGSDHRRLEFGWRQLAAPDLRRKMIVARGGPMSWGDGDISLYLAFTEIHRSFDAVLTGDCADAVFGFPPSLQQRALEARTIAWQETNACEFWAASLRPDVRKALDLPQHRREEYERAVAEVEHLPGADALERRMREVNYLDLCWHTRVVLDRRDRIARLTGLNVRVPYCDRELVEYMYNVPWSLKTFDGREKSVLRHAVLDVIPESVAQRSKRGYPLTMDARYAAALQDQGKEILADPYSPVFAIVDQGWLEWAVQAPIPEESPSLRFGLDRALDLYHWLDLYEPELLLD; this comes from the coding sequence GTGCGAGACCGGTTCGGCGTGGAGGCGCTGTACTACTACCCGCTCGACGACGGCGTCGTGTTCGGCTCTGACCCGTCGGCGCTGTTCTCCCACGACCGGGTCCGGCGCCAGGTCGACCTGAAGTCGATGCGCGACATCTTCACCTTCACGACGCCGCGGCACACGTCACCGTGGCGGAACCTCTTCCAGGTCGAGCCGGGCGGCACAGTCACGGTCACCGCGGACGGCGTCCGGTCACGCCCGTACTGGCGGCTGGCCACCCGCACCCACACCGACGACCGGCAGGCCACCGTCGCGCACGTCCGCGAGCGACTCACCACCGTCCTGCGCCAGCAGCTGTCGGACATGGCGCCCTGCATCATGCTGTCCGGCGGGCTGGACTCCAGCGCGATGGTCGGCATCGCAGCCACCCAGCTGGACGGCGCCGAGACGCTGCACACCTTCTCGGTCGACTTCGCCGACCCCGCCGGCGGAGCCATGGACGCGCCGTTCGCGCGCGATGTCGCCCGGCTGGTCGGCTCGGACCATCGCCGGCTGGAGTTCGGCTGGCGCCAATTGGCCGCGCCGGACCTGCGGCGCAAGATGATCGTCGCCCGCGGCGGCCCGATGAGCTGGGGCGACGGCGACATCTCGCTCTACCTGGCGTTCACTGAGATCCACCGGTCGTTCGACGCGGTGCTGACCGGTGACTGCGCCGACGCCGTGTTCGGCTTCCCCCCGTCGTTGCAGCAACGAGCCCTCGAGGCGCGGACGATCGCATGGCAGGAGACGAATGCGTGCGAGTTCTGGGCCGCGTCGCTGCGTCCTGACGTGCGCAAGGCGCTGGACCTCCCGCAGCATCGGCGCGAGGAGTACGAGCGGGCCGTCGCGGAGGTCGAGCACCTCCCCGGCGCCGATGCGCTCGAACGGCGCATGCGTGAGGTCAACTACCTCGACCTGTGCTGGCACACCCGGGTGGTGCTGGACCGCCGCGACCGGATCGCCCGCCTGACCGGGCTGAACGTCCGCGTCCCGTACTGCGATCGCGAACTGGTCGAGTACATGTACAACGTACCGTGGTCGTTGAAGACCTTCGACGGCCGGGAGAAGAGCGTGTTGCGGCACGCGGTCCTCGACGTGATCCCCGAGTCGGTGGCGCAGCGCTCCAAGCGCGGCTACCCGCTCACGATGGACGCGCGCTACGCGGCGGCGTTGCAGGATCAGGGCAAGGAGATCCTGGCCGACCCGTACAGTCCCGTGTTCGCGATCGTCGACCAGGGCTGGCTCGAGTGGGCCGTCCAGGCGCCGATCCCCGAGGAGTCTCCGAGCCTGCGGTTCGGGCTGGATCGTGCTCTTGACCTCTACCACTGGCTGGATCTCTACGAGCCCGAGCTGCTGCTCGACTGA